Proteins co-encoded in one Salarias fasciatus chromosome 4, fSalaFa1.1, whole genome shotgun sequence genomic window:
- the LOC115387467 gene encoding transmembrane protein 238, translating into MEPAYSGLGRCVACFWLAVVFDVVGLAVLLVGVFANVFFYDLLIYAGAIVIFLSLIWWVFWYSGNIEVPPAELEDDVGLLKKGRGSGLGGFAGVVRRFSGRVSGSIRSSFRRNGGPGAGPARRSAAGSRGATAVPMATMAPHAAGCDVEMPHTASETPPT; encoded by the coding sequence ATGGAGCCGGCGTACAGCGGCCTGGGCCGCTGCGTGGCCTGCTTCTGGCTGGCGGTGGTCTTCGACGTGGTGGGCCTGGCCGTGCTGCTCGTGGGGGTCTTCGCCAACGTCTTCTTCTACGACCTGCTCATCTACGCGGGCGCCATCGTCATCTTCCTCAGCCTGATCTGGTGGGTCTTCTGGTACTCCGGGAACATCGAGGTGCCGCcggcggagctggaggacgacgtgggcctgctGAAGAAGGGCAGAGGCAGCGGGCTGGGGGGCTTCGCCGGCGTCGTCCGGCGGTTCTCCGGCCGCGTGTCCGGCAGCATCCGGAGCTCCTTCCGCAGGAACGGGGGTCCGGGCGCGGGCCCGGCGCGGAGGTCGGCGGCGGGGTCCCGGGGGGCTACCGCGGTTCCCATGGCAACCATGGCCCCGCACGCGGCGGGCTGTGACGTTGAGATGCCGCACACAGCGAGCGAGACGCCACCGACGTAA
- the pdxdc1 gene encoding pyridoxal-dependent decarboxylase domain-containing protein 1 isoform X2, protein MVDATLTQVEKHLSDAMRILEDGQSELDAGTERPRLSRSSIPGPLQGDGRDATAVLQQVHSLIHEDEEDEEDEDKDKPSQQMQSVAEQGHMALLGHSLAAYMSVLDRERLRRLTTRIVSDTTLWLCRLFRYENASACFHEDDRDGLVKVSRLVLHARYEDYACEGFAVLSPRQPVIYQSASCRPGLGQHLCSQLGLPLSSLCTVPCNTVFGSQHQMDVALLEKLIREDSEAGRLPLLLIANAGTPGAGHTDKLGRLRELCDQYSLWLHVEGVNLATLALGQATSVVTAATRSDSLTLTPGQWLGLPAVTAVTLYRHEDPALSLAAGLTSSQPVEKLRALPLWLSLQYLGHNGIVQKITHATALSQQLLQKLKSLASIKTSDVLDTEISLVEALRMVEDELSSPVVLFKFSQDMSAASSGGSVEAFCAGEREVLDAFNGWLGEQLARLVPASGVDVVELEDEGTCVRFSPLLTAAVLGTQQQDVEALVERLAELLPVMNATVALRAEFREEARRHAPSLCYVEELSWPGLGVVRYEPEAEGMDEGRRKQELQKIQAELLKKLQELDSDIVFSAGPEFGPEEDCIFVGMVSEDVDVPELVLTIASLGREIEESGRLLENMTEVVRKGILEAEQQLQQASMDKLMEEGLLRQIPVVGSMLNWFSPVQSSIRGRTFNLAAGSLDSTDATYATKAQAGRPSFQDTPPSSSKKLPGQRLFRRSGTSLDSASETGSVGHAEDPTPHAPAEPAEPAEPDTARPDQSGVSPEQQEQEEQSPR, encoded by the exons ATGGTGGACGCCACGCTGACTCAGGTGGAGAAACATCTGAGCGACGCCATGAGGATCCTGGAGGACGGGCAGAG TGAGCTGGACGCAGGAACAGAGAGGCCCCGACTCAGCAGGAGCAGCATCCCAGGACCGCTTCAGGGAga TGGACGGGACGCCACCGCCGTCCTGCAGCAAGTCCACAGCCTCATCcatgaggacgaggaggacgaggaggacgaggacaagGACAAGCCCAGCCAGCA GATGCAGAGTGTGGCTGAGCAGGGTCACATGGCCCTGCTGGGCCACAGCCTGGCGGCCTACATGTCGGTGCTGGACCGGGAGCGGCTGAGGAGGCTGACCACCCGCATCGTGTCCGACACCACGCTGTGGCTCTGCAGGCTCTTCAG GTATGAGAACGCCTCCGCCTGCTTCCACGAGGACGACCGGGACGGGCTGGTCAAAGTGTCCCGCCTGGTCCTCCACGCCCGCTACGAGGACTACGCCTGCGAGGGCTTCGCCGTCCTGAGCCCCAGACAGCCCGTCATCTAccagagcgcctcctgcaggccggGCCTGGGACAGCACCTCTGCAGCCAG CTGGGCCTGCCTCTCTCCAGCCTGTGCACGGTGCCGTGCAACACCGTGTTTGGATCCCAGCACCAGATG GACGTGgccctgctggagaagctgatcAGAGAGGACTCGGAGGCCGGGAGGCTCCCGCTGCTGCTGATCGCCAACGCAG GGACGCCCGGAGCCGGACACACCGACAAGCTGGGCCGTCTGAGGGAGCTGTGTGACCAGTACAGCCTGTGGCTCCATGTGGAGGG GGTCAATCTGGCGACGCTGGCTCTGGGTCAGGCCACCTCTGTCGTCACG gctgCCACCCGGAGTGACAGCCTGACACTGACTCCAGGTCAGTGGCTGGGGCTTCCTGCTGTGACTGCCGTCACTCTCTACAGACACGAGGATCCGGCTCTG TCTCTGGCAGCAGGCCTGACCTCCAGCCAGCCGGTGGAGAAGCTGCGAGCGCTGCCTCTCTGGCTGTCGCTGCAGTACCTCGGCCACAACGGAATCGTCCAGAAGATCACGCACGCCACGGCGCTG agccagcagctgctgcagaagttaAAGTCTCTGGCCTCCATCAAAACCTCG GATGTGCTCGACACAGAGATCTCTCTCGTGGAAGCTTTGAGAATG GTGGAGGATGAGCTCAGCTCCCCCGTGGTGCTCTTCAAGTTCTCCCAAGACATGAGCGCCG CGTCCAGCGGGGGGTCGGTGGAGGCTTTCTGCGCCGGAGAGAGGGAGGTGCTGGACGCCTTCAACGGATGG CTGGGCGAGCAGCTGGCTCGGCTGGTTCCTGCCAGCGGGGTGGACGTGGTGGAGCTGGAAGACGAGGGGACCTGCGTCCGCTTCAGCCCGCTGCTCACCGCTGCAG TGCTGGGGACCCAGCAGCAGGACGTGGAGGCGCTGGTGGAGCGGCTGGCGGAGCTGCTGCCGGTGATGAACGCCACCGTGGCTCTGAGGGCGGAGTTCAGGGAGGAGGCCCGCCGCCACGCGCCCTCGCTCTGCTACGTGGAGGAGCTCAGCTGGCCGGGACTCGGAGTGGTCCG gtacgAGCCCGAGGCGGAGGGGATGGACGAaggcaggaggaagcaggagctgcagaagatCCAGGCCGAGCtgctgaagaagctgcaggagctggactcGGACATCGTCTTCTCTGCCG GTCCTGAGTTCGGCCCGGAGGAGGACTGCATCTTCGTGGGAATGGTGAGCGAGGACGTGGACGTTCCCGAGCTGGTCCTCACCATCGCCTCCCTGGGACGGGAGATAGAGGAGAGCGGGAGG ctgctggagaacaTGACGGAGGTGGTGAGGAAAGGCATcctggaggcggagcagcagctccagcaggccaGCATGGACaagctgatggaggag ggcCTGCTCAGACAGATCCCGGTGGTGGGCTCCATGCTGAACTGGTTCTCTCCGGTCCAGAGCTCCATCAGAGGCAGAACCTTCAACCTGGCTGCAG GATCTCTGGACTCCACGGACGCCACGTACGCGACCAAGGCTCAGGCCGGCCGGCCGTCCTTTCAGGACACGCCTCCGTCCTCGTCCAAGAAGCTTCCAG GTCAAAGGTTATTCCGACGCTCGGGGACGAGTCTGGACTCCGCCAGCGAGACCGGCTCCGTGGGACACGCCGAGGACCCCACCCCCCACGCTCCAGCAGAACCCGCAGAACCCGCAGAACCCGACACAGCCAGGCCGGACCAGAGCGGCGTGAgcccggagcagcaggagcaggaggagcagagtcCCAGATAG
- the pdxdc1 gene encoding pyridoxal-dependent decarboxylase domain-containing protein 1 isoform X4, producing MVDATLTQVEKHLSDAMRILEDGQSELDAGTERPRLSRSSIPGPLQGDGRDATAVLQQVHSLIHEDEEDEEDEDKDKPSQQMQSVAEQGHMALLGHSLAAYMSVLDRERLRRLTTRIVSDTTLWLCRLFRYENASACFHEDDRDGLVKVSRLVLHARYEDYACEGFAVLSPRQPVIYQSASCRPGLGQHLCSQLGLPLSSLCTVPCNTVFGSQHQMDVALLEKLIREDSEAGRLPLLLIANAGTPGAGHTDKLGRLRELCDQYSLWLHVEGVNLATLALGQATSVVTAATRSDSLTLTPGQWLGLPAVTAVTLYRHEDPALSLAAGLTSSQPVEKLRALPLWLSLQYLGHNGIVQKITHATALSQQLLQKLKSLASIKTSVEDELSSPVVLFKFSQDMSAASSGGSVEAFCAGEREVLDAFNGWLGEQLARLVPASGVDVVELEDEGTCVRFSPLLTAAVLGTQQQDVEALVERLAELLPVMNATVALRAEFREEARRHAPSLCYVEELSWPGLGVVRYEPEAEGMDEGRRKQELQKIQAELLKKLQELDSDIVFSAGPEFGPEEDCIFVGMVSEDVDVPELVLTIASLGREIEESGRLLENMTEVVRKGILEAEQQLQQASMDKLMEEGLLRQIPVVGSMLNWFSPVQSSIRGRTFNLAAGSLDSTDATYATKAQAGRPSFQDTPPSSSKKLPGQRLFRRSGTSLDSASETGSVGHAEDPTPHAPAEPAEPAEPDTARPDQSGVSPEQQEQEEQSPR from the exons ATGGTGGACGCCACGCTGACTCAGGTGGAGAAACATCTGAGCGACGCCATGAGGATCCTGGAGGACGGGCAGAG TGAGCTGGACGCAGGAACAGAGAGGCCCCGACTCAGCAGGAGCAGCATCCCAGGACCGCTTCAGGGAga TGGACGGGACGCCACCGCCGTCCTGCAGCAAGTCCACAGCCTCATCcatgaggacgaggaggacgaggaggacgaggacaagGACAAGCCCAGCCAGCA GATGCAGAGTGTGGCTGAGCAGGGTCACATGGCCCTGCTGGGCCACAGCCTGGCGGCCTACATGTCGGTGCTGGACCGGGAGCGGCTGAGGAGGCTGACCACCCGCATCGTGTCCGACACCACGCTGTGGCTCTGCAGGCTCTTCAG GTATGAGAACGCCTCCGCCTGCTTCCACGAGGACGACCGGGACGGGCTGGTCAAAGTGTCCCGCCTGGTCCTCCACGCCCGCTACGAGGACTACGCCTGCGAGGGCTTCGCCGTCCTGAGCCCCAGACAGCCCGTCATCTAccagagcgcctcctgcaggccggGCCTGGGACAGCACCTCTGCAGCCAG CTGGGCCTGCCTCTCTCCAGCCTGTGCACGGTGCCGTGCAACACCGTGTTTGGATCCCAGCACCAGATG GACGTGgccctgctggagaagctgatcAGAGAGGACTCGGAGGCCGGGAGGCTCCCGCTGCTGCTGATCGCCAACGCAG GGACGCCCGGAGCCGGACACACCGACAAGCTGGGCCGTCTGAGGGAGCTGTGTGACCAGTACAGCCTGTGGCTCCATGTGGAGGG GGTCAATCTGGCGACGCTGGCTCTGGGTCAGGCCACCTCTGTCGTCACG gctgCCACCCGGAGTGACAGCCTGACACTGACTCCAGGTCAGTGGCTGGGGCTTCCTGCTGTGACTGCCGTCACTCTCTACAGACACGAGGATCCGGCTCTG TCTCTGGCAGCAGGCCTGACCTCCAGCCAGCCGGTGGAGAAGCTGCGAGCGCTGCCTCTCTGGCTGTCGCTGCAGTACCTCGGCCACAACGGAATCGTCCAGAAGATCACGCACGCCACGGCGCTG agccagcagctgctgcagaagttaAAGTCTCTGGCCTCCATCAAAACCTCG GTGGAGGATGAGCTCAGCTCCCCCGTGGTGCTCTTCAAGTTCTCCCAAGACATGAGCGCCG CGTCCAGCGGGGGGTCGGTGGAGGCTTTCTGCGCCGGAGAGAGGGAGGTGCTGGACGCCTTCAACGGATGG CTGGGCGAGCAGCTGGCTCGGCTGGTTCCTGCCAGCGGGGTGGACGTGGTGGAGCTGGAAGACGAGGGGACCTGCGTCCGCTTCAGCCCGCTGCTCACCGCTGCAG TGCTGGGGACCCAGCAGCAGGACGTGGAGGCGCTGGTGGAGCGGCTGGCGGAGCTGCTGCCGGTGATGAACGCCACCGTGGCTCTGAGGGCGGAGTTCAGGGAGGAGGCCCGCCGCCACGCGCCCTCGCTCTGCTACGTGGAGGAGCTCAGCTGGCCGGGACTCGGAGTGGTCCG gtacgAGCCCGAGGCGGAGGGGATGGACGAaggcaggaggaagcaggagctgcagaagatCCAGGCCGAGCtgctgaagaagctgcaggagctggactcGGACATCGTCTTCTCTGCCG GTCCTGAGTTCGGCCCGGAGGAGGACTGCATCTTCGTGGGAATGGTGAGCGAGGACGTGGACGTTCCCGAGCTGGTCCTCACCATCGCCTCCCTGGGACGGGAGATAGAGGAGAGCGGGAGG ctgctggagaacaTGACGGAGGTGGTGAGGAAAGGCATcctggaggcggagcagcagctccagcaggccaGCATGGACaagctgatggaggag ggcCTGCTCAGACAGATCCCGGTGGTGGGCTCCATGCTGAACTGGTTCTCTCCGGTCCAGAGCTCCATCAGAGGCAGAACCTTCAACCTGGCTGCAG GATCTCTGGACTCCACGGACGCCACGTACGCGACCAAGGCTCAGGCCGGCCGGCCGTCCTTTCAGGACACGCCTCCGTCCTCGTCCAAGAAGCTTCCAG GTCAAAGGTTATTCCGACGCTCGGGGACGAGTCTGGACTCCGCCAGCGAGACCGGCTCCGTGGGACACGCCGAGGACCCCACCCCCCACGCTCCAGCAGAACCCGCAGAACCCGCAGAACCCGACACAGCCAGGCCGGACCAGAGCGGCGTGAgcccggagcagcaggagcaggaggagcagagtcCCAGATAG
- the pdxdc1 gene encoding pyridoxal-dependent decarboxylase domain-containing protein 1 isoform X1, which produces MVDATLTQVEKHLSDAMRILEDGQSELDAGTERPRLSRSSIPGPLQGDGRDATAVLQQVHSLIHEDEEDEEDEDKDKPSQHRMQSVAEQGHMALLGHSLAAYMSVLDRERLRRLTTRIVSDTTLWLCRLFRYENASACFHEDDRDGLVKVSRLVLHARYEDYACEGFAVLSPRQPVIYQSASCRPGLGQHLCSQLGLPLSSLCTVPCNTVFGSQHQMDVALLEKLIREDSEAGRLPLLLIANAGTPGAGHTDKLGRLRELCDQYSLWLHVEGVNLATLALGQATSVVTAATRSDSLTLTPGQWLGLPAVTAVTLYRHEDPALSLAAGLTSSQPVEKLRALPLWLSLQYLGHNGIVQKITHATALSQQLLQKLKSLASIKTSDVLDTEISLVEALRMVEDELSSPVVLFKFSQDMSAASSGGSVEAFCAGEREVLDAFNGWLGEQLARLVPASGVDVVELEDEGTCVRFSPLLTAAVLGTQQQDVEALVERLAELLPVMNATVALRAEFREEARRHAPSLCYVEELSWPGLGVVRYEPEAEGMDEGRRKQELQKIQAELLKKLQELDSDIVFSAGPEFGPEEDCIFVGMVSEDVDVPELVLTIASLGREIEESGRLLENMTEVVRKGILEAEQQLQQASMDKLMEEGLLRQIPVVGSMLNWFSPVQSSIRGRTFNLAAGSLDSTDATYATKAQAGRPSFQDTPPSSSKKLPGQRLFRRSGTSLDSASETGSVGHAEDPTPHAPAEPAEPAEPDTARPDQSGVSPEQQEQEEQSPR; this is translated from the exons ATGGTGGACGCCACGCTGACTCAGGTGGAGAAACATCTGAGCGACGCCATGAGGATCCTGGAGGACGGGCAGAG TGAGCTGGACGCAGGAACAGAGAGGCCCCGACTCAGCAGGAGCAGCATCCCAGGACCGCTTCAGGGAga TGGACGGGACGCCACCGCCGTCCTGCAGCAAGTCCACAGCCTCATCcatgaggacgaggaggacgaggaggacgaggacaagGACAAGCCCAGCCAGCA cagGATGCAGAGTGTGGCTGAGCAGGGTCACATGGCCCTGCTGGGCCACAGCCTGGCGGCCTACATGTCGGTGCTGGACCGGGAGCGGCTGAGGAGGCTGACCACCCGCATCGTGTCCGACACCACGCTGTGGCTCTGCAGGCTCTTCAG GTATGAGAACGCCTCCGCCTGCTTCCACGAGGACGACCGGGACGGGCTGGTCAAAGTGTCCCGCCTGGTCCTCCACGCCCGCTACGAGGACTACGCCTGCGAGGGCTTCGCCGTCCTGAGCCCCAGACAGCCCGTCATCTAccagagcgcctcctgcaggccggGCCTGGGACAGCACCTCTGCAGCCAG CTGGGCCTGCCTCTCTCCAGCCTGTGCACGGTGCCGTGCAACACCGTGTTTGGATCCCAGCACCAGATG GACGTGgccctgctggagaagctgatcAGAGAGGACTCGGAGGCCGGGAGGCTCCCGCTGCTGCTGATCGCCAACGCAG GGACGCCCGGAGCCGGACACACCGACAAGCTGGGCCGTCTGAGGGAGCTGTGTGACCAGTACAGCCTGTGGCTCCATGTGGAGGG GGTCAATCTGGCGACGCTGGCTCTGGGTCAGGCCACCTCTGTCGTCACG gctgCCACCCGGAGTGACAGCCTGACACTGACTCCAGGTCAGTGGCTGGGGCTTCCTGCTGTGACTGCCGTCACTCTCTACAGACACGAGGATCCGGCTCTG TCTCTGGCAGCAGGCCTGACCTCCAGCCAGCCGGTGGAGAAGCTGCGAGCGCTGCCTCTCTGGCTGTCGCTGCAGTACCTCGGCCACAACGGAATCGTCCAGAAGATCACGCACGCCACGGCGCTG agccagcagctgctgcagaagttaAAGTCTCTGGCCTCCATCAAAACCTCG GATGTGCTCGACACAGAGATCTCTCTCGTGGAAGCTTTGAGAATG GTGGAGGATGAGCTCAGCTCCCCCGTGGTGCTCTTCAAGTTCTCCCAAGACATGAGCGCCG CGTCCAGCGGGGGGTCGGTGGAGGCTTTCTGCGCCGGAGAGAGGGAGGTGCTGGACGCCTTCAACGGATGG CTGGGCGAGCAGCTGGCTCGGCTGGTTCCTGCCAGCGGGGTGGACGTGGTGGAGCTGGAAGACGAGGGGACCTGCGTCCGCTTCAGCCCGCTGCTCACCGCTGCAG TGCTGGGGACCCAGCAGCAGGACGTGGAGGCGCTGGTGGAGCGGCTGGCGGAGCTGCTGCCGGTGATGAACGCCACCGTGGCTCTGAGGGCGGAGTTCAGGGAGGAGGCCCGCCGCCACGCGCCCTCGCTCTGCTACGTGGAGGAGCTCAGCTGGCCGGGACTCGGAGTGGTCCG gtacgAGCCCGAGGCGGAGGGGATGGACGAaggcaggaggaagcaggagctgcagaagatCCAGGCCGAGCtgctgaagaagctgcaggagctggactcGGACATCGTCTTCTCTGCCG GTCCTGAGTTCGGCCCGGAGGAGGACTGCATCTTCGTGGGAATGGTGAGCGAGGACGTGGACGTTCCCGAGCTGGTCCTCACCATCGCCTCCCTGGGACGGGAGATAGAGGAGAGCGGGAGG ctgctggagaacaTGACGGAGGTGGTGAGGAAAGGCATcctggaggcggagcagcagctccagcaggccaGCATGGACaagctgatggaggag ggcCTGCTCAGACAGATCCCGGTGGTGGGCTCCATGCTGAACTGGTTCTCTCCGGTCCAGAGCTCCATCAGAGGCAGAACCTTCAACCTGGCTGCAG GATCTCTGGACTCCACGGACGCCACGTACGCGACCAAGGCTCAGGCCGGCCGGCCGTCCTTTCAGGACACGCCTCCGTCCTCGTCCAAGAAGCTTCCAG GTCAAAGGTTATTCCGACGCTCGGGGACGAGTCTGGACTCCGCCAGCGAGACCGGCTCCGTGGGACACGCCGAGGACCCCACCCCCCACGCTCCAGCAGAACCCGCAGAACCCGCAGAACCCGACACAGCCAGGCCGGACCAGAGCGGCGTGAgcccggagcagcaggagcaggaggagcagagtcCCAGATAG
- the pdxdc1 gene encoding pyridoxal-dependent decarboxylase domain-containing protein 1 isoform X3 encodes MVDATLTQVEKHLSDAMRILEDGQSELDAGTERPRLSRSSIPGPLQGDGRDATAVLQQVHSLIHEDEEDEEDEDKDKPSQHRMQSVAEQGHMALLGHSLAAYMSVLDRERLRRLTTRIVSDTTLWLCRLFRYENASACFHEDDRDGLVKVSRLVLHARYEDYACEGFAVLSPRQPVIYQSASCRPGLGQHLCSQLGLPLSSLCTVPCNTVFGSQHQMDVALLEKLIREDSEAGRLPLLLIANAGTPGAGHTDKLGRLRELCDQYSLWLHVEGVNLATLALGQATSVVTAATRSDSLTLTPGQWLGLPAVTAVTLYRHEDPALSLAAGLTSSQPVEKLRALPLWLSLQYLGHNGIVQKITHATALSQQLLQKLKSLASIKTSVEDELSSPVVLFKFSQDMSAASSGGSVEAFCAGEREVLDAFNGWLGEQLARLVPASGVDVVELEDEGTCVRFSPLLTAAVLGTQQQDVEALVERLAELLPVMNATVALRAEFREEARRHAPSLCYVEELSWPGLGVVRYEPEAEGMDEGRRKQELQKIQAELLKKLQELDSDIVFSAGPEFGPEEDCIFVGMVSEDVDVPELVLTIASLGREIEESGRLLENMTEVVRKGILEAEQQLQQASMDKLMEEGLLRQIPVVGSMLNWFSPVQSSIRGRTFNLAAGSLDSTDATYATKAQAGRPSFQDTPPSSSKKLPGQRLFRRSGTSLDSASETGSVGHAEDPTPHAPAEPAEPAEPDTARPDQSGVSPEQQEQEEQSPR; translated from the exons ATGGTGGACGCCACGCTGACTCAGGTGGAGAAACATCTGAGCGACGCCATGAGGATCCTGGAGGACGGGCAGAG TGAGCTGGACGCAGGAACAGAGAGGCCCCGACTCAGCAGGAGCAGCATCCCAGGACCGCTTCAGGGAga TGGACGGGACGCCACCGCCGTCCTGCAGCAAGTCCACAGCCTCATCcatgaggacgaggaggacgaggaggacgaggacaagGACAAGCCCAGCCAGCA cagGATGCAGAGTGTGGCTGAGCAGGGTCACATGGCCCTGCTGGGCCACAGCCTGGCGGCCTACATGTCGGTGCTGGACCGGGAGCGGCTGAGGAGGCTGACCACCCGCATCGTGTCCGACACCACGCTGTGGCTCTGCAGGCTCTTCAG GTATGAGAACGCCTCCGCCTGCTTCCACGAGGACGACCGGGACGGGCTGGTCAAAGTGTCCCGCCTGGTCCTCCACGCCCGCTACGAGGACTACGCCTGCGAGGGCTTCGCCGTCCTGAGCCCCAGACAGCCCGTCATCTAccagagcgcctcctgcaggccggGCCTGGGACAGCACCTCTGCAGCCAG CTGGGCCTGCCTCTCTCCAGCCTGTGCACGGTGCCGTGCAACACCGTGTTTGGATCCCAGCACCAGATG GACGTGgccctgctggagaagctgatcAGAGAGGACTCGGAGGCCGGGAGGCTCCCGCTGCTGCTGATCGCCAACGCAG GGACGCCCGGAGCCGGACACACCGACAAGCTGGGCCGTCTGAGGGAGCTGTGTGACCAGTACAGCCTGTGGCTCCATGTGGAGGG GGTCAATCTGGCGACGCTGGCTCTGGGTCAGGCCACCTCTGTCGTCACG gctgCCACCCGGAGTGACAGCCTGACACTGACTCCAGGTCAGTGGCTGGGGCTTCCTGCTGTGACTGCCGTCACTCTCTACAGACACGAGGATCCGGCTCTG TCTCTGGCAGCAGGCCTGACCTCCAGCCAGCCGGTGGAGAAGCTGCGAGCGCTGCCTCTCTGGCTGTCGCTGCAGTACCTCGGCCACAACGGAATCGTCCAGAAGATCACGCACGCCACGGCGCTG agccagcagctgctgcagaagttaAAGTCTCTGGCCTCCATCAAAACCTCG GTGGAGGATGAGCTCAGCTCCCCCGTGGTGCTCTTCAAGTTCTCCCAAGACATGAGCGCCG CGTCCAGCGGGGGGTCGGTGGAGGCTTTCTGCGCCGGAGAGAGGGAGGTGCTGGACGCCTTCAACGGATGG CTGGGCGAGCAGCTGGCTCGGCTGGTTCCTGCCAGCGGGGTGGACGTGGTGGAGCTGGAAGACGAGGGGACCTGCGTCCGCTTCAGCCCGCTGCTCACCGCTGCAG TGCTGGGGACCCAGCAGCAGGACGTGGAGGCGCTGGTGGAGCGGCTGGCGGAGCTGCTGCCGGTGATGAACGCCACCGTGGCTCTGAGGGCGGAGTTCAGGGAGGAGGCCCGCCGCCACGCGCCCTCGCTCTGCTACGTGGAGGAGCTCAGCTGGCCGGGACTCGGAGTGGTCCG gtacgAGCCCGAGGCGGAGGGGATGGACGAaggcaggaggaagcaggagctgcagaagatCCAGGCCGAGCtgctgaagaagctgcaggagctggactcGGACATCGTCTTCTCTGCCG GTCCTGAGTTCGGCCCGGAGGAGGACTGCATCTTCGTGGGAATGGTGAGCGAGGACGTGGACGTTCCCGAGCTGGTCCTCACCATCGCCTCCCTGGGACGGGAGATAGAGGAGAGCGGGAGG ctgctggagaacaTGACGGAGGTGGTGAGGAAAGGCATcctggaggcggagcagcagctccagcaggccaGCATGGACaagctgatggaggag ggcCTGCTCAGACAGATCCCGGTGGTGGGCTCCATGCTGAACTGGTTCTCTCCGGTCCAGAGCTCCATCAGAGGCAGAACCTTCAACCTGGCTGCAG GATCTCTGGACTCCACGGACGCCACGTACGCGACCAAGGCTCAGGCCGGCCGGCCGTCCTTTCAGGACACGCCTCCGTCCTCGTCCAAGAAGCTTCCAG GTCAAAGGTTATTCCGACGCTCGGGGACGAGTCTGGACTCCGCCAGCGAGACCGGCTCCGTGGGACACGCCGAGGACCCCACCCCCCACGCTCCAGCAGAACCCGCAGAACCCGCAGAACCCGACACAGCCAGGCCGGACCAGAGCGGCGTGAgcccggagcagcaggagcaggaggagcagagtcCCAGATAG